TCAACCCGTCGCCACCTCCTTGGCTTCACTCGCGATGGCGAGAATCTCGTCGCAGAAGAAGCAGCCCTTTTTCCTTTGCCTGTTCATCCTTCGATCACGAACTTCGTCTTCACccttcacttctctctctctcccatggCTTCCctcacctcctctctctctcccatggCTTCCCTcacctcctctccctctcaatcCGTCGCCAAGCTCGCCGATCACGCGCTCGATTCCAGTCCTCGCGCCACTCTGCTCAAGCTCTCGGCCCCGCGCGCGGCTCGCGGACGGACGGCAATCGTGAGAAGCTGCCATGGAGCGCAGACTTTGGTTGGTGAGTTATCTTCTTATTGCTCCCGAGTGGTGCTCTGATTCTATGCTGGATCCTCTCCATTCGACCGTAGACTGCTGATTTTGATCGGTGATGTCAATGGGTTTGTAGATAATTGCAGCCAAGCGTCCAATGTGCCGGTGCTGACTTGTTCCGAGGTTAGCTTCATTTTCCGCTCTCAAGCTCGcgaaacacacacacacactctctctctctctctctctctctctctctctctcgagcgCTGCTACTTGATGAAGGAGGGTCAAAGTCAAACTGGTCAAGTTGGAGTAACATCTGTTAGTCTTCGTGATCGAGGAAAGTTGCAGCGATTTGGGCTGATGAATTTGGCTTTGGTGGTGTCTAGGCCGTCGAGAGGCTACAGGCGAAGCGGAGAGGCTGGAGAGGAAAGCAGCAATATCTCGCCATGTACTCAAGCGTTTCCGGCGGGATCGTGACGGATCCGGCGGCTATGGTGATCCCCATGGATGACCATATGGTTCACAGGGGACACGGCGTCTTCGACACCGCCGCGATAGTGGATGGGTAAGTTCGCATTCGCCTCCATAAATTTGAAAGCTCATTCAGAGAAGAACGAGTTCGAATACGAGTGCATTCGGGAATTTGAGGTCGGGCACCATCCTTTTCGACTgctccctgttttttttttttttttgattcatAATTCTCGAGTTGTTCATAATGGCAATCTCCTGTCTTGTAACGATTAACCTGTCAAATGAGTTCAAGGTCCTCATACGAGAAATCATGTTCACTGTTCAGACACTACTCAAGAAAAGTTGATTGAACAGAACACAGTGTCTGAAGTAGCTGGAATTTAGTTCATAGCTAGTTAAACTACTTTGTGTTGTGTTTATGGTTATCGCAGACATCTCTACGAGTTGGACCAGCACCTCGACCGCATTATGAGATCCGCGTCCATGGCCAAGATTAGTCTTCCATTCGATCGAGAAAGCATAAAAGGGATCCTCATTCGAACGGTGAGTGTTTCCGGGTGTAGCAAAGGGTTCCTGAGGTACTGGCTTTCAGCAGGCCCGGGTGATTTCCAACTCTCTCCTTCCGGTTGCGCCGAGCCCGCTTTGTACGCCATCGTAATCCAAGACCAGTTGCCATTTGATTCGACGGGGGTCAAAGTAGTTACTACGTCAGTTCCGATAAAGCCTCCTCAATTCGCCACCATGAAAAGTGTCAATTACCTTCCCAACACGCTGTCGAAGATCGAAGCTGAAGAAAACGGCGCCTATGCTGCCATATGGTTAGACAGCGAAGGATTCGTCGCTGAAGGGCCGAACATGAACGTGGCATTCGTCACAAAGGACAAGGAACTTCTGATGCCGCATTTTGACAAGATCCTCAGCGGGTGCACCGTGAAAAGGGTCCTGTCCCTTGCCGAGGCACTGGTGAACAAGGGTAAACTTCGGGGGATTAAGCTAGGGAACGTGACAATAGAGGAAGGAAAAGCAGCGGACGAGATGATGCTCATCGGCAGTGGAGTTCTTGTCCGCTCCGTCATCCAGTGGGACGAGCAGGCAATCGGCGACGGTAAATATACATATTTTGGTCGTGTGATGCGTTTGACTTGTTTTGGTAGCGTCGCACGGGTCATGCTGACTAGTTGCATTTCAATTCCCTCTTTGATAGGTAAAGAAGGTCCCGTAACCCAGTCTCTCTTGAATGCCATCATTAAGGACATGGAATCAGGACCCT
This genomic interval from Rhodamnia argentea isolate NSW1041297 chromosome 4, ASM2092103v1, whole genome shotgun sequence contains the following:
- the LOC115750105 gene encoding D-amino-acid transaminase, chloroplastic, with product MASLTSSLSPMASLTSSPSQSVAKLADHALDSSPRATLLKLSAPRAARGRTAIVRSCHGAQTLVDNCSQASNVPVLTCSEAVERLQAKRRGWRGKQQYLAMYSSVSGGIVTDPAAMVIPMDDHMVHRGHGVFDTAAIVDGHLYELDQHLDRIMRSASMAKISLPFDRESIKGILIRTVSVSGCSKGFLRYWLSAGPGDFQLSPSGCAEPALYAIVIQDQLPFDSTGVKVVTTSVPIKPPQFATMKSVNYLPNTLSKIEAEENGAYAAIWLDSEGFVAEGPNMNVAFVTKDKELLMPHFDKILSGCTVKRVLSLAEALVNKGKLRGIKLGNVTIEEGKAADEMMLIGSGVLVRSVIQWDEQAIGDGKEGPVTQSLLNAIIKDMESGPSTVRIPIPY